Within Calditrichota bacterium, the genomic segment CTTCGGGAGCTTTTTGCCAATTCCCGCGTCACCGGGATCATCAATCTGGAGATGTCGCCGGAGTTTGGCGCCAAATTGGGGGCAGCGTACGGGGCCTACCTGGGCAAGGGGAAACATGTGCTTTCCAGCCGCGATTCCTCCGAAGGCGCCCGGATGATCAATCGGTCGCTTATTTGCGGGTTTATGTCGTCGGGTGTCCACGTGGATGACCTCCGCATTGCTCCGATTCCGATTGTGCGCTATCAGCTTCATCTGGGAAAAGAACAGGGGGGCATTCATGTCCGGCAATCCCCGAAGGACGAGCGAAAAGTGGATATTATCTTTTTCGATTTTGATGGAAAGGATTTGCCGGTAAATAAGACCAAATCCGTTGAACGATTGTTTATGCAGGAGGATTTTCCGCGCGCCTCCTTTCGGGAAGTGGGGAAGTTGGATTTTCCCGTGCGCGTGATGGAATCCTACACGGAAGATTACCTGAAACACATCAACACGGATGCCATCGAACAGGCGCGCTACAAAATTGTTATCGATTATTCCTACGGAGCGTCTGGGCTGGTTCTGCCGTCGATTTTGGGCTCGATGGATTGCGAAGTCATTTCGGTGAACGCCTATTTGGATGCCCATCGGGTGTACCGGCGGTGGGAGGATTTTCGCTACGGGATGCTTCAGCTTTCGAATATCGTCACCTCTCTAAAAGCAGATGTGGGGTTTTTGATTGATGCGGATGCCGAAAGTCTGACGGCGGTGGATGAAAACGGAAAGTATTTCAGCAATGAATATTTGCTGCTTCTGGTGACGAAATTGTTCCTTCAAACCTACCACCCGAAGAAAATTGCCATTCCGGTAAATGCTCCCGCAGCCATCGATCGAATAGCAAAAGATTCCGGGACGGAGGTTATAAAAATCCGTGCCGATCACCGTTCCATGATTGAGGCAAGTTTAAAGGAGAAGGCAGAATTTGTGGGCGGTACGCGCGGGGGATTTATTTTTTCGGATTTTCATTTTGCGGCAGATGCCATGTTTTCGATGGCGAAAATTCTGGAATTAATGGCGTTGAACAAGATCCATCTGGGAGACCTCGCAAAAAGCATTCCTCCGCCCATTATGGGACGTAAAGAAGTCGCCTGCAGCTGGGAATTAAAAGGGCGTGTCATGAGGCGGCTGATTGAGGATACCAAACATCAAAAAAGAGAACTGGTTGACGGCGTAAAAATTATCTGTGATGATGCGTGGGTACTGGTTGTTCCGGATCAGGAAACACCGCAATTTCACATCACGGCAGAGGCCCAAAACCGCGATCGTGTGGATGCCCTTCTTGTGGAATATGAGGCCAAAATTCAGGAATGGCAAAACGTGTAGCCCTGCTGCACGGGTGCCTGTCCCAATCGAAAAAACCGGAGGTTGGCGGATGGTGTTGGAGTGGAAGGGAGCCTCCGAAACGCGCGGGTTCAAGAAAAGGTATTTTTCGGACGAAAAAAGGAATAATCATGAAAAATAGACTGGTTGTGGCCGCAATGGCAATGGCCGTTCTCGTTTCATTCTCGTGCAAAAAGGACGCACACATGTCGAAAAAATATGATCCGGCCCTGAGGCATCTTTTGGAATCGGCCTCAATTGAATCGTCTTCCGGGACGTCTATCCCCATCATCGGAACGTGTTCTTCGGAAATCACCGATTCGCTACGAGCCGTTCTGGAAAAGGCCGGTGCACGCGTGGGAACGATTAGCGGACGGTTTTTCACGGCGGACATTCCGAGATCAAAATTGGAAAAAATAGCCTCACTTTCTGAAGTACGCTACTTACAATTGGCACCCAAAGCAAAACCCACAAAATAAGGTTGATGAATGATGATACTGAGTCTTAAAAGAGGTACAGCCCTGGCCATTTTTTTATTTTTTGGTTTTACCACGCTTTTCGCGGGGACGTTATCCAAAAATTCAAAAGTATCTCCTTACGTAAAAGTGTTGATGGATCGTCTGGAACAGAAAAATATTTCCGTGTCCGATTACAGCGCCCTTGGATTGGAAAAAGCGGAACACGGTTTAAGGATTTCCCTTCTTCTGACCAAAACGGATGAATCTTCTCTGCGGGCAAAAATCCAATCGATCGGGGGCGATGTGGGATCGGAAGATGGAAAATTCTTAACCGCATACATTCCGGAAAACCGTGTGGCAGATGTTGCCGGATGGGATGATATTGCTTACATCACCCACTACTTGCCGGCGCGTCCGGTGCTGGATGTAAGTTCCCGGGTGATTCAGGCCAATTGGGTGCACGACGGGCAATCGCCGCTTTCACGCGGATACAAGGGGAAGGATGTTATTATTGGAATTGTGGATTCCGGTGTGGATTGGTCCCATCCGGGGTTCAAAAATGCCGACGGCACCACGCGGATTCTTTATATTTGGGACCAAACCGCGTCAGGAACAAAACCAGCCTTTTTCAATTATGGAACCGAGTGGACCTCCAGTCAAATCAATGCCGGTAACTGCACGGAAATTGACGGACCCGGCAGTTCGGGACACGGAACCCACGTGACGGGAATTGCCGCCGGGAATGGGCGTCCCGATGAAAAATATGTGGGAATCGCGCCTCAGGCCGATATTATTGTGGTGAAAACGGATTTCGATTTTAATCACATTATCGATGCGGTCGAATACGTATTCCGGCGTGCGGGGGCACTGGGGAAACCGGCTGTGGTAAATCTGAGTCTGGCCACTCAGCAAGGGCCCCACGATGGTACCACCACCCCTGAGCAGATGCTGGCAAGTAAAATAGGCAAAGGCCGGGTTATTGTGGCGGCGGCTTCCAATGAAGGGAACATCAATGTACATGTCTCCTACTCAATTGCCAACCAGGAAAGAGCCACCGGGTTTGTGGCCTATTCCAACGATACACACGACGTGGATGTGGATGTTTGGTATTCCGGCGGAAATATCGATGTCGCTCTGGCAGGTCTGGATGAGAATTTAAACGTCTTGACATCCAGTGCATGGGTCAGTCCGGGGGGGCGGATTGCCAATCGAACCTTTTCTGCTAACGGCACAACCTACGGTATTTACACCATTGATGCCACAGAGACCAACAATCCGTTTAACGGACTCCGTCACGTGTATATTGAAATTACCAATGCCAACGGATCCTATGATTTCACGTCGGATGTCATTACCTGGGTCTTGAAAACGCGGGGAACCGGTACGCTCAACGCCTGGGTTTACGGGGATAACGGAGAATTTGATTCCTTCTCCGGGACGATGAACGGCCTAACCTTTGTCGGCGGTGATAACCGGTGTAGTGTTGGAATGCCGGCCACATCCGATGCCCTGATTGCGGTGGGGTCATTTGTCACCAAAACCCGGTGGACAAGCCAGGACGGGAATACGTACCAGGTGAGCAACGCACCCCTCATAGGCGACATCTCCCCGTTTTCCAGCCGGGGACCCACCCGGGACGGCCGCATCAAACCGGATGTTATGGCACCCGGTGAAGTCATTGCCTCCGCTATGTCTGCAGATGCCAACCTGATGACGACCTCTCCGCAAAGGGTTTTGCCCGGCGAAAAGTATCTGGTTTTACAGGGCACCAGTATGGCCTCTCCTCACGTGGCGGGGGTTGCGGCTCTCATGCTGGAAAAGGACCCCGGATTAACGGCTTCGCTGATTAAAAATTTTCTCAAACAGACGGCTTCATCCGATACCTACACCGGAACGCCTCCCAACAACGATTGGGGGTATGGTAAAGTAAATGCGTTTCGGGTCATGTCCTTTCTGGCCACGAATGTCCAGAACCCAAAACAAGCCGCTATTCCCGAAAAACTGAACCTGATGGAGGCGTATCCCAACCCGTTTTCGGCTGTTGGGCAACAGCTGGCCGTAATTTCTTACGACCTGCCGCGGGAAGGAACGGTTCGGCTTCGAATGGTGAATCTTCTGGGGCAAACCGTAAGGATGTTTACGCCGGGAAAACAGGCCGCAGGAAGGCACCGTATTTTTTGGAACGGCCGAAACGAACAGGATCAGATCGTGCCTTCGGGAATCTATTTTTACGAACTCACTGCGGGACACGTGCATCAGATCAAAAAAATGGTGCTGGTACGGTAGAACAGGTAACAAGCTGCAACGATCATTGAGCCTTTCAACTTCGCTCAGGGCGCGATCAATCAATCGTTACGCGAAAGT encodes:
- a CDS encoding NTP transferase domain-containing protein produces the protein MKAVIMAGGFGTRLKPLTNNLPKPMVPVANKPMMQHIVELLKKHGLTRIISLLFYQPEKIRSYFKDGSAFGVEMNYNLSNDDYGTAGSVKNAEWFLDDRFLVISGDVLTDFDLSKAIRFHEEKKSLATLVLTRVTNPLPFGVVITNESGRVERFLEKPTWGQVFSDTVNTGIYILERSVLDYIPEKSDFDFSKNLFPLLMSEGKPIYGYIAEGYWQDVGDLKQYQTAQLDVLEGKVKITINGTKIGENWFGKNCKIGEKAVIEKGAIIGDNCEIRDGAFVSRSVIGSNSFVGDGAQVRDTVLWENVTVGPHASLLADVVADHSTIENEAILEENVFVSDHSKIGARSLLKANIKIWPNKEIEEGAVLTSSFIWGDRWLRELFANSRVTGIINLEMSPEFGAKLGAAYGAYLGKGKHVLSSRDSSEGARMINRSLICGFMSSGVHVDDLRIAPIPIVRYQLHLGKEQGGIHVRQSPKDERKVDIIFFDFDGKDLPVNKTKSVERLFMQEDFPRASFREVGKLDFPVRVMESYTEDYLKHINTDAIEQARYKIVIDYSYGASGLVLPSILGSMDCEVISVNAYLDAHRVYRRWEDFRYGMLQLSNIVTSLKADVGFLIDADAESLTAVDENGKYFSNEYLLLLVTKLFLQTYHPKKIAIPVNAPAAIDRIAKDSGTEVIKIRADHRSMIEASLKEKAEFVGGTRGGFIFSDFHFAADAMFSMAKILELMALNKIHLGDLAKSIPPPIMGRKEVACSWELKGRVMRRLIEDTKHQKRELVDGVKIICDDAWVLVVPDQETPQFHITAEAQNRDRVDALLVEYEAKIQEWQNV
- a CDS encoding S8 family serine peptidase, with the translated sequence MMILSLKRGTALAIFLFFGFTTLFAGTLSKNSKVSPYVKVLMDRLEQKNISVSDYSALGLEKAEHGLRISLLLTKTDESSLRAKIQSIGGDVGSEDGKFLTAYIPENRVADVAGWDDIAYITHYLPARPVLDVSSRVIQANWVHDGQSPLSRGYKGKDVIIGIVDSGVDWSHPGFKNADGTTRILYIWDQTASGTKPAFFNYGTEWTSSQINAGNCTEIDGPGSSGHGTHVTGIAAGNGRPDEKYVGIAPQADIIVVKTDFDFNHIIDAVEYVFRRAGALGKPAVVNLSLATQQGPHDGTTTPEQMLASKIGKGRVIVAAASNEGNINVHVSYSIANQERATGFVAYSNDTHDVDVDVWYSGGNIDVALAGLDENLNVLTSSAWVSPGGRIANRTFSANGTTYGIYTIDATETNNPFNGLRHVYIEITNANGSYDFTSDVITWVLKTRGTGTLNAWVYGDNGEFDSFSGTMNGLTFVGGDNRCSVGMPATSDALIAVGSFVTKTRWTSQDGNTYQVSNAPLIGDISPFSSRGPTRDGRIKPDVMAPGEVIASAMSADANLMTTSPQRVLPGEKYLVLQGTSMASPHVAGVAALMLEKDPGLTASLIKNFLKQTASSDTYTGTPPNNDWGYGKVNAFRVMSFLATNVQNPKQAAIPEKLNLMEAYPNPFSAVGQQLAVISYDLPREGTVRLRMVNLLGQTVRMFTPGKQAAGRHRIFWNGRNEQDQIVPSGIYFYELTAGHVHQIKKMVLVR